Proteins encoded within one genomic window of Rhinolophus sinicus isolate RSC01 linkage group LG14, ASM3656204v1, whole genome shotgun sequence:
- the DCST2 gene encoding DC-STAMP domain-containing protein 2: MPRVLKDVVRPSGAEELSMTRAVVRSLGGFSLGLSLATAYGLLELLVEGHSPWGCLVGTLTLAAFLSLGMGFSRQVRVTVLLLLPQAFSKQSRTLLLVAAFGLVLQGPCANTLRNFSRASEAVACGAELALNQTAEMLERAKQPLVSALYKIKTIAQKAKEVADQVRKFFRSIMDGVKHVARALRNVWYWLLHIGDVCNSELGNPYVKCARVFDDAKDSCMKVIPQAYHLCYVLMPFKLVLCGLASAVQVFCIIPKYIQPFLRETIGTPVKKLINRVRQEFEFNVTATHHFSVDLNASRSLSQVALDLHEAVSMKLYRVREALALMGYTTPVLLVLLYLQALFYRYGYLNWDSYNNIYITSRFLRMDAVRSSVGLPTVLPLSAHEARHYIQPGSVFLSQREQMFYILATFNLIRHLLLVLLLVFLDYAVFWVLDLARYQLQGEMVARSPVVVSITVEGNGYSGRIFRDLVSAFDVLQQGNVTVLSRRCLLRPSEPDTTGYVVIGVMYGLCFFVTLFGSYISRLRRVICASYYPSREQERISYLYNVLLSRRSNPLAALRRAVRRRAADQGHMSVLQVLARRCVYLAPFISRVWQHQTYCLGCGQPHDEGHTESFVSCSTPGCRGLFCLTCFGLLDNTCSVCASPLSYQGELDLELDSSDDEGPRLWLAAARRNDPMQEVLLRQRLQEAMGRTLSSESSSDFSDLDEEKGPRQRWHRP, translated from the exons ATGCCCAGAGTCCTGAAGGATGTTGTACGCCCCTCGGGGGCAGAGGAGCTGAGCATGACACGGGCGGTGGTCCGCAGCCTGGGGGGCTTCAGCCTGGGCTTGTCCCTGGCCACGGCCTATGGGCTCCTGGAGCTGCTGGTGGAGGGGCATAGTCCCTGGGGATGCCTGGTGGGCACCCTGACGCTGGCTGCCTTCCTCAGCCTGGGCATGGGGTTCTCCCGCCAGGTCCGGGTCACtgtcctcctgctgctgccccaggCCTTTTCCA AGCAGAGTCGGACACTACTGTTGGTGGCTGCTTTTGGCCTGGTGCTGCAAGGGCCTTGTGCCAACACCCTGCGCAACTTCTCCCGGGCCAGTGAGGCCGTGGCCTGTGGGGCAGAGCTGGCCCTGAACCAAACTGCTGAAATGCTGGAGCGGGCTAAGCAGCCCCTTGTCA GTGCCCTGTACAAGATTAAAACCATTGCCCAGAAGGCCAAAGAGGTGGCTGACCAGGTCCGCAAGTTCTTTCGGTCAATCATGGATGGCGTGAAGCATGTAG CCAGGGCCCTGCGCAATGTGTGGTACTGGCTCCTGCACATCGGAGACGTTTGCAACTCAGAGCTGGGCAACCCTTATGTGAAGTGTGCACGGGTCTTCGATGATGCCAAGGACAGCTGCATGAAGGTCATACCGCAAGCCTACCATCTGTGTTATGTACTGATGCCCTTCAAGCTGGTGCTCTGTGGACTTGCCAGCG CCGTCCAGGTATTCTGCATTATCCCCAAGTACATCCAACCCTTCTTGCGTGAGACCATAGGCACCC CTGTGAAGAAGTTGATTAACCGGGTGCGTCAAGAGTTTGAGTTCAACGTGACAGCCACCCACCACTTCTCTGTGGATCTCAATGCCTCTCGGAGCTTGTCCCAGGTCGCTCTGGACCTCCATGAGGCCGTCAGCATGAAGCTGTACCGCGTCCGAGAGGCCCTGGCGCTGATGGGTTACACCACGCCGGTGCTGCTCGTGCTTCTGTACCTCCA AGCCCTGTTTTACCGGTACGGTTACCTGAACTGGGACAGTTACAACAACATCTACATTACCAGCCGATTCCTGCGCATGGACGCTGTCCGCTCCTCGGTGGGGCTGCCTACGGTGCTTCCGCTCAGTGCCCACGAGGCCAGACATTACATCCAGCCCG GCTCCGTCTTCCTGTCCCAGCGGGAGCAGATGTTTTACATCCTGGCCACCTTCAACCTTATCCGGCATCTCCTTCTTGTGCTGCTTCTGGTCTTCCTGGACTATGCCGTCTTCTGGGTGCTCGACCTGGCCCGATACCAGCTGCAGGGGGAGATGGTGGCCCGCA gccctgtggtaGTATCCATAACCGTGGAAGGCAATGGCTATTCTGGGAGGATTTTCCGGGACCTGGTGTCGGCATTTGATGTCCTGCAGCAAGGCAATGTCACCGTCTTGTCCCGGCGCTGTCTCCTGCGTCCTTCGGAGCCTGACACCACTGGTTATGTAGTCATTG gagTCATGTATGGCCTATGCTTCTTCGTCACCCTGTTTGGCAGCTACATCAGTCGGCTACGGAGGGTCATCTGTGCCTCCTACTACCCATCCCGGGAACAG GAGAGGATCTCCTACCTCTACAATGTTCTTCTGAGCCGCCGATCCAACCCGTTGGCTGCCCTGCGCCGAGCAGTGAGGCGGCGGGCAGCTGACCAGGGCCACATGAGTGTCCTCCAGGTGCTGGCCAGGCG GTGCGTCTATCTGGCTCCGTTTATCAGCCGTGTTTGGCAGCACCAGACCTACTGCCTGGGCTGTGGGCAGCCCCACGATGAGGGGCACACGGAGAGTTTTGTGTCCTGCAGTACCCCGGGCTGCCGAG GTCTCTTCTGCCTCACCTGTTTCGGCCTCCTGGACAACACCTGCTCTGTGTGTGCGTCTCCCCTCTCCTATCAGGgagaactggacctggagct GGACTCCAGTGATGACGAGGGCCCCCGGCTATGGCTGGCGGCTGCTCGAAGAAACGACCCCATGCAGGAGGTGTTACTGCGGCAACGGCTCCAGGAAGCCATGGGCAGGACGCTCTCATCGGAGTCCAGCTCTGACTTCAG TGACCTGGATGAGGAGAAGGGGCCTAGGCAGAGGTGGCACAGGCCGTAA
- the ZBTB7B gene encoding zinc finger and BTB domain-containing protein 7B, producing MGSPEDDLIGIPFPDHSSELLSCLNEQRQLGHLCDLTIRTQGLEYRTHRAVLAACSHYFKKLFTEGGGGAVMGTAGGGTAAGGAGAGVCELDFVGPEALGALLEFAYTATLTTSSANMPAVLQAAQLLEIPCVIAACMEILQGSGLEAPSPDEDDCERARQYLEAFATATASGVPNGDDSPPQVPLPQPPPPPPPRPVARRSRKPRKAFLQTKGARPNHLVPEGPTALTHPLAYEEEDVAGRVGSSGLGDSCSPRTGTASPPEGAVTYEPYEGEEEEEELVYPPAYGLAQGGGPPLSPEELGSDEDAIDPDLMAYLSSLHQDALAPGLDGQDKLVRKRRSQMPQECPVCHKIIHGAGKLPRHMRTHTGEKPFACEVCGVRFTRNDKLKIHMRKHTGERPYSCSHCPARFLHSYDLKNHMHLHTGDRPYECHLCHKAFAKEDHLQRHLKGQNCLEVRTRRRRKDDAPPHYPPPSAATQSPAGLDLSNGHLDTFRLSLARFWEQSAPTGPPVSTPGPPDDDEEEGAPTTPQAEGAMESS from the exons ATGGGGAGCCCAGAGGACGACCTGATTGGGATTCCATTCCCAGACCACAGCAGTGAGCTCTTGAGCTGCCTCAACGAGCAGCGCCAGCTGGGCCACCTCTGTGACCTCACCATCCGGACACAGGGCCTGGAATACCGCACCCACCGCGCTGTGCTGGCTGCCTGCAGCCACTACTTCAAGAAGCTCTTCACCGAGGGCGGTGGCGGAGCAGTCATGGGCACTGCAGGCGGCGGGACTGCCGCTGGGGGAGCAGGGGCTGGTGTGTGCGAGCTGGACTTTGTGGGGCCGGAGGCTCTGGGGGCCCTGCTCGAGTTTGCCTACACAGCCACACTGACCACCAGCAGTGCCAACATGCCCGCGGTGCTGCAGGCTGCCCAGCTGCTGGAGATCCCGTGTGTCATCGCTGCCTGCATGGAGATTCTGCAGGGCAGTGGCCTAGAAGCCCCCAGCCCGGACGAGGATGACTGTGAGCGAGCCCGCCAGTACCTGGAGGCCTTCGCCACAGCCACAGCCTCTGGAGTTCCCAATGGTGACGACAGCCCTCCACAGGTGCCCCtcccacaaccaccaccaccaccaccaccgcggCCTGTGGCCCGCCGGAGCCGAAAGCCTCGAAAAGCTTTCCTGCAGACCAAGGGGGCCCGGCCGAACCACCTAGTACCCGAGGGGCCCACAGCACTCACCCATCCCTTGGCTTACGAGGAGGAGGACGTGGCAGGCAGAGTGGGCAGCAGTGGGCTGGGAGACAGCTGCAGCCCTCGCACAGGGACTGCCTCCCCCCCTGAGGGAGCCGTGACCTACGAGCCCTATgaaggtgaggaagaggaggaggagctggtATACCCCCCGGCCTACGGGCTGGCGCAAGGCGGCGGGCCCCCGCTGTCCCCAGAGGAGCTGGGCTCAGATGAGGACGCCATCGACCCTGACCTGATGGCCTACCTAAGTTCCCTGCACCAGGACGCCCTGGCACCAGGCCTGGACGGCCAAGACAAGCTGGTGCGCAAACGCCGCTCCCAGATGCCCCAGGAGTGCCCCGTCTGCCATAAGATTATCCACGGGGCGGGCAAGCTGCCGCGCCACATGAGGACCCATACGGGCGAGAAGCCCTTTGCCTGTGAGGTCTGCGGCGTCCGCTTCACCCG GAATGACAAGCTGAAAATCCACATGCGGAAGCACACGGGAGAGCGCCCCTACTCGTGCTCGCACTGCCCAGCCCGCTTCCTGCACAGCTACGACCTCAAGAACCACATGCACCTGCACACGGGGGACCGGCCCTATGAGTGCCACCTGTGCCACAAGGCTTTCGCCAAGGAGGACCACCTGCAGCGCCACCTCAAGGGCCAGAACTGCCTGGAGGTGCGCACCCGGCGGCGCCGCAAGGACGATGCGCCGCCGCACTACCCGCCGCCCTCCGCCGCCACCCAGTCCCCCGCCGGCCTCGACCTCTCCAATGGCCACTTGGACACCTTCCGCCTCTCTCTGGCTCGATTCTGGGAGCAGTCAGCCCCCACCGGGCCCCCGGTCTCCACCCCGGGGCCTCCCGATGACGACGAGGAAGAGGGGGCACCCACCACGCCTCAGGCCGAAGGTGCCATGGAGTCCTCTTAA